In Trifolium pratense cultivar HEN17-A07 linkage group LG7, ARS_RC_1.1, whole genome shotgun sequence, a genomic segment contains:
- the LOC123897154 gene encoding LOW QUALITY PROTEIN: MYB-like transcription factor 4 (The sequence of the model RefSeq protein was modified relative to this genomic sequence to represent the inferred CDS: inserted 2 bases in 1 codon), giving the protein MGRSPCCEKGHTNKGAWSKEEDERLIAYITAHGEGCWRSLPKAAGLLRCGKSCRLRWINYLRPDLKRGNFTQQEDQLIIKLHTLLGNKWSLIAXGRTDNEIKNYWNTHLRKKLLSRGIDPATHMPLNQTSQQEERCPDLNLELTISPPHDHPHQLQQPFSSGTSSTVTSLL; this is encoded by the exons ATGGGAAGGTCCCCTTGCTGCGAGAAAGGTCATACAAACAAAGGAGCATGGagcaaagaagaagatgagcgaCTCATAGCTTATATTACAGCACACGGTGAAGGATGTTGGCGATCTCTCCCCAAAGCAGCCGGTCTTCTCCGTTGCGGTAAGAGTTGCCGTCTCCGGTGGATCAACTATCTTCGCCCTGACCTCAAACGTGGCAATTTTACCCAACAAGAAGATCAACTCATCATCAAACTCCACACTCTCCTCGGTAACAA GTGGTCTCTAATAGC GGGAAGAACAGACAATGAGATAAAGAATTATTGGAACACACATTTAAGAAAGAAACTTCTGAGTAGAGGAATTGATCCTGCAACTCACATGCCTCTCAACCAAACTTCCCAACAAGAGGAACGCTGCCCTGATTTGAATCTTGAGCTAACCATTAGTCCTCCACATGATCACCCTCACCAGCTGCAGCAGCCATTCAGTAGTGGCACCAGCAGCACCGTTACATCTTTATTATGA
- the LOC123897150 gene encoding synaptotagmin-2-like produces the protein MGFFSTIFGFFGFGFGIAIGLISGYYLFIYILPIHVEDPEIKPLEDEDSEVLQRMMHEIPLWIKNPDFDRVDWLNKLIEYMWPYLDKAICTTAQNIAKPIIAEQIPNYKIDAVEFEVLTLGTLPPTFQGMKVYMTEEKELIMEPCIKWAGNPNVIIAVKAFGLKATIQVVDLQVFLIPRITLKPLVPSFPCFANIYVSLMEKPHVDFGLKLVGADLMSIPGLYRFVQETIKDQVANMYLWPKTLEVQIIDPTKAFKRPIGILNVKVVKAMKLKKKDLLGASDPYVKLKLTGDTLPSKKTTVKHKNLNPEWNEEFSFVVKDPESQALDLNVYDWEQVGKHDKMGMNAIQLKELTPEETKVYTLELLKNMDPNDSQNEKSRGQVVVEVTYKPFKEEEMNKSFDRIQSLQIAPEGTPPGGGLLVIIVHEAQDIEGKYHTNPHARLTFKGEERKTKSMKKNRDPRWEEEFQFMLEEPPTNQKLHVEVFSTSSRNLLRQKESLGYIDIGLADVVTNKRINERYHLIDSKNGRIQIEIQWIAS, from the exons ATGGGTTTCTTCAGTACTATATTCGgattttttggatttggatttgggATTGCCATTGGTCTCATTTCTGGCTATTATCTCTTCATTTACATTCTACCCATTCATGTTGAG GATCCTGAAATCAAGCCATTGGAGGATGAAGACTCAGAAGTTTTGCAACGAATGATGCATGAGATTCCACTCTGGATAAAAAACCCAGATTTTGATCGG GTTGATTGGCTAAACAAGCTCATAGAGTATATGTGGCCGTACCTTGACAAG GCAATATGCACTACTGCACAAAATATTGCAAAGCCCATAATTGCTGAGCAGATTccaaattataaaattgatgCTGTTGAGTTTGAAGTGCTCACATTGGGAACCCTTCCACCAACATTTCAAG GAATGAAAGTTTACATGACTGAAGAGAAGGAATTAATTATGGAGCCCTGCATAAAATGGGCTGGAAATCCTAATGTCATCATTGCAGTTAAGGCTTTTGGGTTGAAAGCAACCATTCAG GTGGTAGATTTGCAAGTTTTTCTTATACCTCGTATTACTCTGAAGCCTTTGGTTCCAAGCTTTCCTTGCTTTGCCAACATTTATGTGTCTCTCATGGAAAAG CCACACGTTGATTTCGGACTAAAGCTTGTAGGAGCTGATCTCATGTCTATTCCTGGACTGTACAGGTTTGTTCAG GAAACTATCAAAGATCAGGTTGCAAATATGTATCTGTGGCCCAAAACTTTGGAAGTTCAAATCATAGATCCTACAAA AGCTTTCAAAAGGCCTATTGGAATTTTAAATGTAAAGGTTGTAAAAGCAATGAAGTTAAAGAAGAAAGATCTTCTTGGCGCATCGGACCCTTATGTGAAACTAAAGCTTACCGGGGATACTCTGCCATCAAAAAAGACCACCGTGAAGCACAAAAACTTGAACCCCGAATGGAACGAGGAATTTAGTTTTGTTGTTAAAGATCCCGAGTCTCAGGCTTTGGATCTTAATGTTTATGACTGGGAACAA GTTGGGAAGCATGACAAGATGGGTATGAATGCAATCCAATTGAAAGAACTGACCCCTGAAGAGACTAAAGTTTACACTCTTGAGcttttgaaaaatatggatCCCAATGATTCCCAAAATGAGAAGTCTCGCGGGCAGGTTGTTGTTGAAGTAACATATAAACCCTTTAAAGAGGAAGAAATGAACAAAAGTTTTGATAGGATACAATCCCTTCAAATAGCACCTGAAGGCACTCCTCCAGGGGGAGGTCTCCTTGTAATTATAGTACATGAAGCTCAAGATATTGAAGGAAAATACCACACCAATCCACATGCACGTCTTACTTTCAAAGGGGAAGAGAGAAAGACTAAG AGCATGAAAAAGAATAGAGATCCAAGATGGGAAGAGGAGTTTCAATTTATGCTGGAGGAACCTCCCACTAATCAGAAATTACATGTGGAAGTTTTCAGCACTTCATCAAGAAATTTGTTGCGTCAAAAG GAATCATTGGGTTATATTGACATCGGTCTTGCGGATGTTGTTACTAACAAGAGAATCAATGAGAGGTACCACCTTATAGACTCCAAAAATGGTCGCATACAAATAGAGATACAATGGATAGCCTCATAA
- the LOC123897151 gene encoding beta-galactosidase 13-like: MWPDILEKARHGGLNVIQTYVFWNVHEPEQGKFNFEGNYDLVKFIRLVQQKGMYVTLRVGPFIQAEWNHGGLPYWLREVPGIIFRTDNEPYKKHMKAFVGKIIQMMKDEKLFAPQGGPIILAQIENEYNHIQLAYEEEGDRYVQWAANMAVAFDIGVPWVMCKQKDAPDPVINACNGRHCGDTFSGPNKPYKPSIWTENWTAQYRVFGDPVSQRSAEDIAFSVARFFSKNGNLVNYYMYHGGTNFGRTSSAFTTTRYYDEAPLDEYGLERQPKWSHLRDAHTAMLLCRKAILHGVPTVQKLNTFHEVRVFEKPEANICAAFITNNHTTEPATINFRGSNYFLPPHSISVLPDCKTVVYNTQSIVSQHNARNFVRSAVANNLKWEVFSEPIPSTNKLPSNQKFPAELYVLLKDTTDYGWYTTSFELDPEDLPKKSGAAPVLRIMSLGHTLSAFVNGQYIGTGHGTHDDKTFEFEQPANFKVGTNYVSILATTVGLPDSGAYMEHRYAGPKSISVLGLNTGTIDLSENGWGNRVGLKGEQLQIFSEEGSKKVEWSPSVGQARALSWFKTRFATPEGRGPVAIRMTGMGKGMIWVNGQSIGRHWMTFLSPLGHPTQAEYHIPRSYLNINGKDNLLVVLEEENACPDKIEILNVDRDTICSHIAENEPANVNSWVSRHGQFRSVVKGVAGPQASLKCPSGKKIVAVEFASFGDPSGYCGKFSLGNCNAGPTKSIVEKECLGKKKCMVSVSGSNLNGNGVDGCPGIVKTLAIQAKCSY; the protein is encoded by the exons ATGTGGCCAGACATTCTTGAAAAGGCAAGACACGGAGGTTTGAACGTTATTCAAACTTACGTGTTTTGGAACGTTCATGAGCCAGAGCAAGGCAAA TTCAACTTCGAAGGCAACTATGATTTGGTGAAGTTTATTAGGTTGGTTCAACAGAAAGGAATGTATGTGACCCTAAGAGTTGGACCTTTCATCCAAGCCGAATGGAACCACGG AGGTCTTCCATATTGGCTAAGAGAGGTTCCGGGGATCATATTTCGTACTGATAATGAGCCCTATAAG AAACACATGAAAGCATTCGTGGGAAAAATTATACAAATGATGAAAGATGAGAAGCTCTTTGCTCCCCAAGGAGGCCCCATCATTTTGGCAcag ATTGAAAACGAGTACAACCATATCCAACTTGCCTATGAGGAGGAGGGAGATCGTTATGTTCAATGGGCCGCAAATATGGCAGTGGCCTTTGACATTGGAGTTCCGTGGGTCATGTGCAAGCAAAAGGATGCTCCTGATCCCGTC ATCAATGCATGCAATGGAAGACATTGTGGTGACACCTTCTCGGGACCAAACAAACCATACAAGCCATCCATATGGACTGAAAACTGGACTGCtcagtacagagtatttggtgATCCAGTATCTCAAAGATCTGCAGAAGATATTGCCTTCTCAGTTGCCCGATTCTTCTCCAAGAATGGAAATTTGGTCAACTACTATATG TACCATGGTGGAACAAACTTTGGAAGAACAAGTTCTGCCTTTACAACAACCCGTTATTATGATGAGGCACCTCTTGACGAATACGGTCTTGAGAGGCAACCAAAATGGAGCCACCTCAGGGACGCCCACACAGCTATGCTCCTTTGCAGAAAGGCTATTCTTCATGGTGTTCCCACCGTCCAAAAGCTCAACACCTTCCACGAG GTTAGAGTGTTTGAGAAACCTGAAGCAAATATATGTGCTGCTTTTATCACTAACAACCACACTACTGAACCAGCCACCATCAATTTCAGAGGTTCTAACTACTTTTTGCCACCACATTCCATCAGTGTCCTCCCCGATTGCAAGACTGTCGTTTACAACACACAAAGT ATTGTTTCACAACATAATGCAAGGAACTTCGTGAGGTCTGCCGTCGCAAACAACCTCAAATGGGAGGTGTTTTCAGAGCCAATTCCATCAACCAATAAACTCCCATCAAATCAAAAATTTCCAGCAGAGCTTTACGTCTTACTTAAAGACACCACAGATTATGGATGGTACACCACCAG CTTTGAGTTGGATCCAGAAGACTTGCCAAAGAAGAGTGGGGCAGCCCCCGTTCTTCGTATTATGAGTCTCGGGCACACACTCTCCGCATTCGTTAATGGACAGTACATTG GTACTGGTCATGGTACCCATGATGATAAAACTTTTGAATTTGAGCAACCCGCAAACTTCAAGGTTGGAACCAACTATGTATCCATCTTGGCCACCACAGTTGGGCTACCA GACAGTGGAGCTTACATGGAACACAGGTATGCTGGACCCAAGTCCATATCCGTCCTTGGTCTCAATACCGGAACAATTGATCTCTCTGAAAACGGCTGGGGTAACCGG GTTGGTCTCAAAGGCGAACAACTTCAAATTTTCTCCGAGGAAGGATCAAAGAAGGTGGAGTGGAGTCCATCCGTAGGACAAGCACGTGCTCTCTCGTGGTTTAAAACAAGATTTGCCACACCGGAGGGTAGGGGTCCTGTTGCCATAAGGATGACTGGTATGGGAAAGGGAATGATTTGGGTGAACGGTCAAAGCATTGGTCGTCACTGGATGACATTCCTTTCTCCTCTTGGACATCCCACTCAAGCAGAGTACCACATCCCAAGATCTTACCTCAACATCAACGGTAAAGACAATTTGCTTGTTGTATTGGAAGAGGAGAACGCGTGTCCAGATAAGATTGAGATATTGAATGTTGACAGAGATACAATCTGCAGTCACATTGCAGAGAACGAACCTGCTAATGTGAATTCGTGGGTATCTAGACACGGACAATTCCGTTCTGTTGTGAAAGGTGTTGCTGGACCACAAGCTTCACTCAAATGTCCAAGCGGCAAAAAGATTGTAGCTGTGGAGTTTGCAAGCTTCGGTGACCCTTCTGGTTACTGTGGAAAGTTTAGTCTCGGCAATTGTAATGCTGGTCCTACGaagagcattgttgagaaggaatgcttggggaaaaaaaaatgtatggtTAGTGTGAGTGGTTCAAATTTGAACGGAAATGGTGTAGATGGTTGCCCAGGTATAGTGAAAACACTTGCTATCCAAGCTAAGTGTTCTTACTAG